DNA sequence from the Agrobacterium tumefaciens genome:
CTCAGGCCATCTTTCCGGTCAACAGACACGCTCTTTACGAAGAACATCGCTACTCGGCAGCGATCCGATCGGGCGATCTTCTTTTCGTTTCGGGGCAAGTCGGCAGCCGCGGCGATGGAACACCCGAACCTGATTTCGAATGCCAGGTTCAACTGGCCTTCGACAACCTGAAGGCTGCACGTTCGACGATCTCGTGGACGTCACAACGTTCCACACGGACCCGGACAGCCAGTTCGCAACGATCATGGACGTCAGGCAGAGGAATTTCACCAAGCCGCCTTATCCCAACTGGACTGCCGTCGGAGTAAACTGGCTGGCTGGGTTCGATTTCGAGATCAAGGTGATTGCACGCATACCGGAGAGCAATTAAGTCCCGAGGCTTTTCCTCATCCGCCCACTGTAAGGACAGCCTTTCCCGCGAACTTTCTTTTCAGAAGTTCGCGGGCCGTCGCGTCGATGTCGGCCCAAGGTACAGTCTTTCCGATGACCGGACGGAGACTTCCATCGGACAGCCGCCGCGCAAGATCGGCAAGAATGGCCGACGCATCGGCGGCGTGCTCCGGCCGGGTCAGCTCCTCGAGGAGGAAGAAGCCGTAGAGAACCGTTCCGCCATATGCTCCACCGGATTGAAGGCGGAAGCGACGGGCGTCAAAGGTCGTGAGTGTTTCCTCCGAAGCATCGCCGAAAAGAACGCAGACACCGCGCGATGCCAGCCACATCAGCGCCTCGCCCAGAAGCGAGCCTCCGACACCCTCCAGAATGAGGTCGTATGGCCCACCCTTCTCGCCGGCCTCGACGCCGATCGCGATATCGTTCGCGCCAAGGCTGCGCAGGAATTCCGCTGTCGAGCCATCCCGCGTAAAGGCCGTCACGTGGGCGCCTGCAGCCGCTGCGAGCTGGATCGCATAAATTCCGACACCACCCGTCGCCGCCGTGACGAGAACACGGCTTCCCGGACCAATCGCCTTCTTCTGCAGCGCTACGGCTGCGGTCAGACCTGCGACAGGGAGGGTCGAGGCCGCTTCAAAGCTGACGTCGTCGGGAATTCTGGCAAGCCGGCTTGTCGGCACGGTGACACGTTCTGCCCAGCCACCGCTCCATACCAAGCCCACCACGCGATCACCCGGTTGGAAACCCGATCCTTCAGGGGCCGTCTGGACCACGCCGGATAAATCCCATCCGGGTCGATCGCCATCGTTACCGTCATAGAGTGCACCGCGAACCTCGCCGTTGTTCAGCGAGAACGCTCGTACCGCGACGATTGCCTCGTCCGGCGTGGCCCCAGGTTCTGTGTGTTCGGCAAGAACGAAGTGAGTTTCTGCACCTGTCTTCGAAACTGTAACAGCTTTCAATGTGATACTCCCCAATTCAGCATTCGATCAGATTTTGAAGCTGGTTGCGTATCGTGCCACGGGTGGAAATACGCGCAACGGTGGTCGGATATCGACCGAAAGCAGGCTTATTTCGTAGCCTCTTCGATCAGATCTGTCACAACCTTCGAATGCGAGACCATCACGACATGCGATGCCCCCTCGACTACGACCGTCCGCCTGGAGCCTGCACGCTCTGCCATAAAGGCAAGCGCCTTGGCCGGAATGTTCTTGTCGCTGTCGCCATAGACGAAGTAGGACGGCAGCGTTTTCCAGGCCGGTTCGCCGGACTTGTCCGTCAGGGCGGCTTCAGTGATTGGCCGCTGGCCAACGGCCATTAGTGCCGAGGCCTCTGGCGCAACGTCGTGTGCGAACTGGTTGCGGAACTTGGTCTGGTCGATGTAGAGATCGACGCCGCCGTCAGTGAGCTTGACGGGGGCCGCGAGCGCCTCCCCAAGCGTGCCGCCGGGGAACTTGCCCGCGAGATCGGATGCAGATTCGCCAGAATCCGGTGCGAAGGCAGCCACATAGACGAGTGATCTGACGTTGTTGTGCCCATTCGCAGCGTTGGAGATAATCTGGCCTCCGTAAGAATGACCAACGAGCACCACCGGGCCCTCGATGCTTCCGACAACGTCGGAGACGAGGCGTGCATCATTCGAGACACTCCGCAACGGATTGGCGACAGCGACCGTCTTATAGCCGTCCTTTTGGAGGTTGATGATGACGCCATTCCAGCTTGACGAGTCAGCAAACGCGCCATGAACAAGGACGATAGTGGGCTTGACCGGTTGGGCGATAGCCGTATCGGACAGAAGGGCGGTCGCAATAACAACCGTTGCAGCAAGCTTGAGCATGATCACTTCCTACTCATATCTGGTTTTATGAATTCTCGGACGGAGAATCCGAGGTGCGGACGAAGCTGGGCGTCGGAGGCGGTCCGGCTCTCGTTTAGTGGACATCTGCGGACAGATAAGACTGACCGATGTCGACGAGCGCGGCAGACCAGAGCTGGTGCAAGCAGTCATCGTCAGATCCTTTGCTGCCGTGGAGGCATGATTTTTATTGTTTCCGCGCGAGTTTCTGTAGTCCTTTTTTATGAGGAGCTGTGTCGCTGAAACCGGAACGCTGCACTATGCATTCGTCAGCACGTATGGCAGCGAGCACAGTTATTGAGCCTCGGTATGCGACGCTGGCGCATCACTGCAACTGCTGAGGTTTGCTCCTAGCGACGGCACTCGCGCCGGTCGGAATCGCGTCTGCAGCGGTCCCAGCGGGCGCGATCGGCCATATCCTGAGCGTTTCTTGCGATTTCTTGGGTCAAGCGGGTCCGCTCGAGTGATTCCCGTTGCACGTTGTCGCGCCGCGCCTGTTGTTCCAGCATGCAGTTCGCATAAGCGCGGGACCCGTAGGGTGCCCCAAAGCTCTGGCAGGTATTCGCGTCCCTGTACTGCCGTTCTTCGGCGGAGACACACCCTGTTGCAGCGAGGCCGATCAGGGCTATGGAGAATATGATTATCGTAGACCGACGATGTTCGACGGAAGGACGTAGCAGCATTCTGTTGATCTCCTTGAAAAATGAGCGTTGGATGCGTCTTCGGCGACACGAGCAAGGCGGAGCGGTACCCCGCAAGCCCGTCATCACGGCCCCGTGGCCTCAAAAAACAGGCCAACGTTGCGGCAACATTGTCCGAATTCGAAGAGGATTCACTGACAGCCCGGTTG
Encoded proteins:
- a CDS encoding zinc-binding dehydrogenase — encoded protein: MKAVTVSKTGAETHFVLAEHTEPGATPDEAIVAVRAFSLNNGEVRGALYDGNDGDRPGWDLSGVVQTAPEGSGFQPGDRVVGLVWSGGWAERVTVPTSRLARIPDDVSFEAASTLPVAGLTAAVALQKKAIGPGSRVLVTAATGGVGIYAIQLAAAAGAHVTAFTRDGSTAEFLRSLGANDIAIGVEAGEKGGPYDLILEGVGGSLLGEALMWLASRGVCVLFGDASEETLTTFDARRFRLQSGGAYGGTVLYGFFLLEELTRPEHAADASAILADLARRLSDGSLRPVIGKTVPWADIDATARELLKRKFAGKAVLTVGG
- a CDS encoding alpha/beta fold hydrolase; this encodes MLKLAATVVIATALLSDTAIAQPVKPTIVLVHGAFADSSSWNGVIINLQKDGYKTVAVANPLRSVSNDARLVSDVVGSIEGPVVLVGHSYGGQIISNAANGHNNVRSLVYVAAFAPDSGESASDLAGKFPGGTLGEALAAPVKLTDGGVDLYIDQTKFRNQFAHDVAPEASALMAVGQRPITEAALTDKSGEPAWKTLPSYFVYGDSDKNIPAKALAFMAERAGSRRTVVVEGASHVVMVSHSKVVTDLIEEATK